Proteins encoded together in one Micromonospora auratinigra window:
- a CDS encoding helix-turn-helix domain-containing protein codes for MTDPLAAEARRLRVEEQLSVREIRARLGLGRDRVYALLRGVPPPEWTRRPRAKDDLRAEALRLRADGRSVNEIAARLGVAKSTAYQWVRHLPLDPDEATAERRRAHAKLMTDARWGEHRAARDAAQAAERARAAAVVGELDQRALLLLGAAIYWCEGAKSKPWRRAEKIQFINSDPGLLALFLRFLEACGVDRSVPAYRVSIHESADAEAAVHWWVERLEVPLERFQRTALKRHNPATVRRNTGDDYHGCLVISVPRSRALYWRIEGMIAGLFRIVDTNRSESVADRS; via the coding sequence GTGACCGATCCGCTCGCCGCCGAAGCCCGTCGTCTGCGCGTCGAGGAGCAGCTCTCCGTTCGGGAGATCCGCGCTCGTCTCGGCCTCGGCCGCGACCGCGTGTACGCACTCCTGCGGGGCGTCCCGCCGCCGGAATGGACCCGCCGGCCACGCGCCAAGGACGATCTGCGTGCCGAGGCGCTCCGGCTGCGGGCCGACGGCCGCTCGGTCAACGAGATCGCCGCGCGACTCGGGGTGGCGAAGTCGACCGCTTACCAGTGGGTCCGGCATCTACCGCTCGATCCGGACGAGGCGACGGCCGAGCGGCGGCGCGCGCACGCGAAGCTGATGACCGATGCCCGCTGGGGCGAGCACCGGGCGGCGCGGGACGCGGCGCAGGCGGCCGAGCGCGCCCGGGCGGCGGCGGTGGTGGGCGAGCTCGACCAGCGGGCCCTGCTGCTGCTCGGCGCGGCGATCTACTGGTGCGAGGGGGCCAAGTCGAAACCCTGGCGCCGCGCCGAGAAGATCCAGTTCATCAACAGCGATCCGGGGCTGCTGGCGCTCTTCCTCCGGTTCCTGGAGGCCTGCGGCGTCGACCGGTCGGTACCGGCGTACCGGGTGAGCATCCACGAGTCGGCCGACGCCGAGGCGGCGGTCCACTGGTGGGTCGAGCGGCTGGAAGTGCCGCTGGAACGGTTCCAGCGGACGGCGCTCAAGCGGCACAACCCGGCCACGGTGCGCCGGAACACCGGCGACGACTACCACGGTTGCCTCGTGATCAGCGTGCCGCGTAGCCGCGCGCTCTACTGGCGGATCGAAGGTATGATCGCCGGGCTGTTCCGGATCGTCGACACAAACAGATCCGAATCAGTGGCCGACAGGTCTTGA
- a CDS encoding TetR/AcrR family transcriptional regulator yields MTEVPGNDASTARRRTVPAAKQSSRVRMSATQRREQLISIARQIFAERGFDATSIEEVAARAKVSKPVVYEHFGGKEGLYAVVVDREVRSLLDRITTALTAGHPRELLEQAALTLLTYIEEETSGFRVLVRESPLMSATGNFSSVMNDVAHQVEHILGAEFSSRGYDPKLAELYSQALVGMVALTGRWWLEVRKPRKEAVAAHLVNLAWSGLSHLEAKPGLVTVRKPG; encoded by the coding sequence ATGACCGAGGTTCCCGGCAACGACGCCAGCACCGCCCGGCGACGGACGGTCCCGGCGGCGAAGCAGTCCTCCCGGGTCCGGATGTCCGCGACGCAGCGCCGCGAGCAGCTCATCTCGATCGCCCGCCAGATCTTCGCGGAGCGGGGGTTCGACGCCACCTCCATCGAGGAGGTGGCCGCGCGGGCGAAGGTCTCCAAGCCGGTGGTGTACGAGCACTTCGGCGGCAAGGAGGGGCTCTACGCGGTGGTGGTGGACCGGGAGGTCCGTTCCCTGCTGGACCGGATCACCACCGCGTTGACCGCCGGCCACCCGCGCGAGCTGCTGGAGCAGGCGGCGTTGACGCTGTTGACGTACATCGAGGAGGAGACCAGCGGGTTCCGGGTGCTGGTCCGGGAGTCGCCGCTGATGTCGGCGACGGGCAACTTCAGCAGCGTGATGAACGACGTGGCGCATCAGGTGGAGCACATCCTGGGCGCGGAGTTCTCCAGCCGGGGGTACGACCCGAAGCTGGCGGAGCTGTACTCGCAGGCGCTGGTGGGCATGGTGGCGTTGACCGGGCGCTGGTGGCTGGAGGTGCGCAAGCCGCGCAAGGAGGCGGTGGCGGCGCACCTGGTGAACCTGGCGTGGAGCGGGTTGTCGCACCTGGAGGCGAAGCCGGGGCTGGTCACGGTCCGCAAGCCGGGCTGA
- a CDS encoding DUF4383 domain-containing protein: protein MAHFPVNHPARPLYRVLSGLIGLYILVFGVFGVVETWGDGLFGRDGTYALGLRTNLAFSLVSVIFGAFLLVGASRRDNLGHYMNLTAGAVFLITGILMMSVLQTSANFLNFSMSTVIVSLLFGLILLATGLYDKVGTDEHAADERRRREHPVADAHR from the coding sequence ATGGCGCACTTTCCGGTGAACCACCCCGCGCGACCGCTCTACCGGGTGCTCTCCGGGCTGATCGGGCTCTACATCCTGGTCTTCGGCGTGTTCGGCGTCGTCGAGACCTGGGGCGACGGGCTCTTCGGCCGGGACGGCACCTACGCCCTGGGCCTGCGCACCAACCTGGCCTTCTCGCTGGTCTCCGTGATCTTCGGCGCGTTCCTGCTGGTCGGCGCCTCCCGGCGCGACAACCTCGGGCACTACATGAACCTGACCGCCGGCGCCGTCTTCCTGATCACCGGCATCCTGATGATGTCGGTGCTGCAGACCTCGGCGAACTTCCTCAACTTCTCGATGTCCACCGTCATCGTGTCCCTGCTGTTCGGGCTGATCCTGCTCGCCACCGGCCTGTACGACAAGGTCGGCACCGACGAGCACGCCGCCGACGAGCGCCGCCGCCGCGAGCACCCGGTCGCCGACGCGCACCGCTGA